Proteins encoded together in one Planctomyces sp. SH-PL14 window:
- a CDS encoding FAD-dependent oxidoreductase yields the protein MMRLLLAASLWLSLGSPVLAAEPVAADVVVYGATPGGFCAAIAAAREGASVVLLEPSGHVGGVNTGGLSFSDSNQTVRSTVRGLFEEWHRRVEQDYRARGVTLPYSVAVKDQAVWTYEPHVAARVTREMLEEAGVRVLPERVLSSVVKTGPRIDRLITTGGEFAARVFIDATYEGDLIAAAGASWTIGREGRRAFGESYAGKQYPKPPMAFSGLDAGGKPLPLLTTQDAGPAEDGDSMVMVYSFRLCLTKSPANRVPFPAPAAYDSARFEAVRRYFAQEKKPHLLWDLYPLPGDKFDANNGIGKQFSMGLVGGCNGWSEADAAGRQAIWEAHKQYTLELYHFLTTDPAVPEALRRSMAEYGLCRDEFASQGHWSPQLYVREGRRLKGEYVLSQKDILDEPGKDDPIVVSSFPIDSHDVQRVALPDGTVVNEGTIFPVRMPGRRHGYPYHVPYRAIVPRRGECDNLLVPVPLSCTHVALSSLRVEPTWMILGQSAGVAAALAAREDVAVQDLSYPRLRERLKAQGQVLDLPELPPLPPPPSGEAAGAGAGIDPRTLSGIVLDDASAELKGAWSTSVNFKPFIGRGYRHDDRRGDGESGATFRFTAPKGGRYEVRMAYSPHPTRATNVPIVIASGGGRTELKVDQTRPLPAGQSLRAVGAVELAGGEESTLTVGNSGTDGFVILDALQLVPVEGK from the coding sequence ATGATGCGATTGCTGCTCGCTGCCTCCTTGTGGCTCTCTCTGGGGAGTCCAGTCCTGGCAGCGGAACCGGTTGCCGCCGATGTGGTGGTGTACGGCGCGACGCCGGGCGGGTTCTGCGCCGCGATTGCCGCGGCTCGTGAGGGGGCTTCGGTTGTTCTGCTGGAGCCGAGCGGGCATGTCGGCGGGGTCAATACGGGCGGGTTGAGCTTCAGCGATTCCAACCAGACCGTCCGGAGTACCGTTCGGGGACTCTTCGAGGAATGGCATCGGCGGGTGGAACAGGACTACAGGGCGCGGGGCGTCACGCTTCCTTACAGCGTGGCGGTGAAGGACCAGGCGGTCTGGACGTATGAGCCGCACGTCGCAGCCCGGGTGACGCGGGAGATGCTGGAGGAAGCCGGGGTCCGGGTGCTGCCGGAGCGGGTGCTGAGCTCCGTCGTGAAGACGGGGCCGCGGATCGACCGGCTGATCACGACAGGGGGCGAGTTCGCGGCGCGGGTCTTTATCGATGCGACGTACGAAGGGGATTTGATCGCCGCTGCCGGGGCGAGCTGGACGATCGGCCGGGAGGGGCGGCGCGCGTTCGGCGAGTCCTACGCGGGGAAACAGTATCCCAAGCCGCCGATGGCGTTCTCCGGACTCGATGCCGGTGGTAAGCCGCTTCCGCTGCTGACGACGCAGGATGCCGGTCCCGCTGAGGACGGGGACTCGATGGTGATGGTTTACAGCTTTCGCCTGTGCCTGACGAAGTCTCCCGCCAACCGCGTTCCGTTCCCGGCCCCCGCGGCGTATGACTCGGCGCGGTTTGAGGCGGTCCGTCGGTACTTCGCCCAAGAGAAGAAGCCGCACCTGCTGTGGGACCTGTATCCCCTTCCGGGGGACAAGTTCGACGCGAACAACGGGATCGGCAAGCAGTTCTCGATGGGGCTGGTCGGGGGATGCAACGGCTGGAGTGAAGCGGACGCCGCCGGCCGCCAGGCGATCTGGGAGGCGCACAAGCAGTACACGCTGGAGCTGTATCACTTCCTCACGACCGATCCGGCGGTTCCCGAGGCTTTGCGGCGGTCGATGGCCGAGTACGGGCTGTGTCGCGACGAGTTCGCCTCGCAGGGTCACTGGTCGCCGCAGCTTTACGTGCGGGAGGGACGCCGCCTGAAGGGGGAGTACGTCCTCAGTCAGAAGGACATCCTGGATGAGCCCGGGAAGGACGATCCGATTGTGGTCTCTTCGTTCCCGATCGACTCGCACGACGTGCAGCGCGTGGCCCTGCCGGATGGTACGGTGGTCAACGAGGGGACGATCTTTCCGGTCCGCATGCCGGGGCGGCGGCACGGGTATCCGTATCACGTTCCGTATCGGGCGATTGTTCCCCGGCGGGGGGAGTGCGACAACCTGCTGGTTCCGGTGCCGCTTTCCTGCACGCATGTGGCTCTCTCGTCCCTGCGGGTCGAGCCGACCTGGATGATCCTGGGGCAGAGCGCCGGGGTCGCCGCCGCGCTGGCGGCCCGGGAGGACGTGGCCGTTCAGGACCTCAGTTATCCTCGGTTGCGGGAGCGGCTGAAGGCCCAGGGGCAGGTGCTCGATTTGCCGGAGCTGCCGCCGTTGCCTCCTCCGCCGTCGGGAGAAGCGGCAGGGGCGGGGGCGGGGATTGATCCGCGTACGCTCTCCGGGATTGTGCTGGACGATGCGTCGGCGGAATTGAAGGGGGCGTGGTCGACTTCGGTGAACTTCAAGCCGTTCATCGGTCGGGGTTACCGCCATGACGACCGGCGGGGGGATGGAGAGTCGGGGGCCACCTTTCGGTTCACCGCTCCGAAGGGGGGGCGGTATGAGGTGCGGATGGCGTACTCTCCGCATCCGACCCGGGCCACGAACGTGCCGATTGTCATTGCCAGCGGCGGGGGGCGGACGGAGTTGAAGGTGGACCAGACGCGGCCTCTTCCGGCCGGTCAGTCCCTCCGCGCGGTGGGGGCGGTCGAGTTGGCGGGGGGAGAGGAGTCGACACTGACGGTGGGGAATTCAGGGACGGATGGGTTTGTGATTCTGGACGCGTTGCAGCTTGTGCCCGTTGAAGGCAAGTGA
- a CDS encoding cupin domain-containing protein, with amino-acid sequence MDRVNLREKFALFADHWSPRIVGALNGQHVKLAKFLGEFVWHHHEHEDELFLVVSGRLRMEFRDRHVWLAEGEFLIVPRGVEHRPVADEEAHVLLFEPASTVNTGNIQDDRTVSELERI; translated from the coding sequence ATGGACCGCGTCAACCTGCGAGAGAAATTCGCCCTCTTCGCCGACCACTGGAGTCCCCGGATCGTCGGCGCGCTGAACGGCCAGCACGTCAAGCTGGCGAAGTTTCTGGGCGAGTTCGTGTGGCACCACCACGAGCATGAGGACGAACTGTTCCTCGTCGTGAGCGGCCGGCTGCGGATGGAATTCCGCGACCGGCATGTCTGGCTGGCCGAAGGAGAGTTTTTGATCGTCCCCAGAGGCGTGGAGCACCGCCCCGTGGCGGACGAGGAGGCGCACGTCCTGCTGTTCGAGCCCGCCTCGACGGTGAACACCGGAAACATTCAGGACGACCGGACCGTCAGCGAGCTCGAACGGATCTGA